From the genome of Scylla paramamosain isolate STU-SP2022 chromosome 37, ASM3559412v1, whole genome shotgun sequence:
ATACTCAGCCCTGCCTGGTGATGTAGACCTCACAATGCGGGTAACTTTtctgcccctccctctcctcacatATGGCCGATCCTTAAGCAAAACATCTGAAGAGTAATCAGAAAAATCATCCTCCCCTGACTTGTCATCATCCTCATTTTCATACAAGGCATCTCCCCAGCGCATGACCAaaccatcctctcttctcctctggaTCCTTTGACTCTGTCTAGCTGCTGTAGCTTCCTGCTGTCTTTCCTCTCCAAcagtttcttcctttatctctgtGCTCTTGACatcatcaccctcctcctcctcttcctcctcctcctcctcctcctcctccttcttctcctcctcctctgttttcatTCCCTCAGAAGCTaagtcttttttcctttttcttcctcgtctcttAGCATCTGTCATGCCTGACTTCCTGAGTGCTCTGAGGGCTGCCATGATGCCCTGCCTTTCACTGTGAGTCCTTCCAACTGTCTTCTTCATGGAGCTCTGAGATCTGTGGGTAGATGCTGAGACCACACCTGAGACTTCCTCCTCAGGTGCCTCCATCTGACGCATCAAGAACCTCCTGATCTCCTCTGCTACCTTTCCTGCTGTGCGCTCATGGTGTTCAAAATCTTTCAGCAGACCTGTGCACCTCCTGCAGATCACAACATGGTCATCCACCACCCTGTCACTCACTGCCTCCAGCCCTCCATCACAACCTGAGTTCagagacaccacacacacaccactgcttATCCGTGATTCTTTCTCTGGGTCACTCACTAAGTCCTCCACATGTCCATGGGAAAGAGCACGGATGAGGGTCTCCTTCAGGGTTTCTGAGTCAGCTGGGGATCTTGTTGGGGTGACAGCCGCATCAGTGTCTGCTGTCCGGCGCTTATCATTGCAGATGTAGCAGGTGCTGGTGTCTCCCACTGGTGTCATCTGGATGGTGAAACAAgaataacatttattttcaagCTTGACCTACAACAGTCGGGTTTGccacttaagaacataagaacattagaaaacacagaaagctgcaagaagccatcaggcctacatgtgggagtccctgtatgaagcacACCTAggctacctatttccacctatcatcaccattcgcaaatttgtctgatcttcttttaaagcttcctaatgactcagcactaacaacctgattactgagcacattcctttcatctaccactatttgagaaccaattctttcctacctctttcttaaatctattttttttttttagcttgtcacttcacaaccccATTAAATTCTACATACATCAAGAACCTTATCACTCACATAACATCCCACAAGTGCCAGCCATAGTCCCCTAATTGCCACCTAACAATCTCCTGATGATCAGTAAAAATTATTTTAAAATCAAATCTTACTTAACTAACTCCAAACCGGGGCCAGTTCCCTCCATTTATTTTCAATAGTAAAATAAAGGTCATATCCAAATTTGCAGTCCTACCCAAACTTTCAAAATATTTGGAATGACAAAATCTTTCCCTTGAAATAAGTCAGAAGTTACCTGTAGTGTTATTTACTGGAACAATACCAGAAAATCCATGTATATATTTAAGCAAAATccatgaaataatgaaaaaaaaaaaaaagggggagagaaaaaaataatgtgtttcGTCCAATTAACTCCCACAGCGGGTTGAATCCAACATGGACTGTAATCTCAACCAACTTGGACCATTCTGAAATACCAACTTGGAACTTCATCTCATAACAATTCGAACCATTCTGAAATACCAACTCAGGCCATTTTGAAGTACCAATTCAGACCATTAGCTTAACCAACTCGGGCCATTCTGAACGACCAACTCTAGCCATTTTTATTAAACTTGAACTTTCGTTTATTCCAACTCACTGGCTTGAGTTAGGGGAGAACCCCAAAAGTTCGCTACTCGCCAGTTCAATTGATGATCATCTATCGTTGATGGCTTCGCGGCAGTTCACTCCACCTTGCAAGCCATTTGTTCTTATCGGAAAATTAAAATCAAATTCAAGTCCCATGACACTCAAAGGATGCATGAATGAGTTCCTCTGGCCTAAGTATGTCTACGGCCATGTCAGTTAAAAACAAGGGTTAATAACATGAATCTTCATCATCATATATTTCATGCCCTGCACCTTCCAATCCCATTAATTGCTTCATACCTTGGACAATATAGAGATGTGACAGAAAGTCTCGACCTGGCAGGATGTAAACAAACGGGACCGCTGTATGTCATACGTACGATaactttcaccatcaccaaaaACTGCCGTGACATTACTTTTTCAGTTTAATTGGCTTTTACCATTTAATTTTCCAATAGATATAAATCTGAATTGCATTTTAATCATCTTAATCTAAAATAATTCATCAACAAAGGTAAATGAAACTCACTCAAAGAGGTGTATTCCCATAATTTTTAGTTACTTTATCGtcaggtattattattatgaaagtaTAATGGTATATATTATAGCTCCATGAGTATTACGTATCTCATTTATCACGCTCTTTCACTGCAATGCAATTTTTCTATAACAattgaacgttttttttttattttttctataatttgttAAATTTGGcaagtgagaaaaggaaaaaaaatgtgtccaTGCAAAGGATTTCGTAAATCTTCTGAATgcttgtaaagaaaaataatattaaaattgCTGAATTACCTATCAAGCACAGTAAATGGAAGTGTTGGGAAACAATTGTATATCCTACATTTTCCTCTTATCCGATAACTTCATAATTCTTTCACTTTATTCAACAGCCATTACGTACCTCACTTTAAACTACTATTTTACACCAGAGCttaaataaaggaataataataaagcttACAATAAAATATGAGTTGACACAGCACGTGAAAGGCGTACAACACTCTGGTCGTGGGGTACGAGAGTCTTGCCAACCAGCACACAGAACTCAGAGTCATCGCGGCCAGGCTGAGGGAAAGGTTGTGTTTGGTTTTGTGTATAGTAAACTTTTCGTAGACGCTCAAGATGCCGGACCACTTAGGAGCTGACATGCGGAAGACCAACGAGGATAAGTCGGAGGACGAGCCCATTAAGGGTGAGGCACGGGCGTGACGAGGGGCTGAGGTGTGATGGTGGAGGTATCTGAGGATCAGCAGGCTGGTTtggggtttatttatttatgttccaTGCACTCTGTAGGTTAGATTGGTTTGGTTACTTTCATCCCaggtcaatttatttatttattttttattttttttatttttattttcctttatttttttttgtacggtTAGAACAGTTAGTATTCTTgacatttgctaaaaaaaaaaaaaaaggtaaatgctGTTTCAAAGAATACTaccatttttcttcactttccctatggtcactttGAGGCCCGTGAGCTGTATTTACTTGATACCCcgcataaaaaaatatagttacataaacaaaaataataataattctgtagTCCTGTGTTGCTTGGCCTGTAGTCATGAAGAGCTTTCCAAAATTCAGTTTAACTCTTACTGCTACCACTTTTCATCCAGTAGGGAGTTCTCTGCACTCTTTGTCTGTGTAATGTAACCCATTGCAGTGTTCTGAGTGTATATGATGGTGCTGTGCTTatagtggaaagaaaaagaagccaaACATGAGGCAGACAGGGTAGCAGTAGGTAGAGGCTGCATCTCTCAATAACTAGTGACACCCATGCatcaacacacccacacatgttCACAGGTCATCGCCATgcaatccatctatctatctcgtGTGTCTGATgaaatgatagtgatggtaaaGTTATGGATGGTGAACTCGGATG
Proteins encoded in this window:
- the LOC135091455 gene encoding uncharacterized protein LOC135091455 — translated: MTPVGDTSTCYICNDKRRTADTDAAVTPTRSPADSETLKETLIRALSHGHVEDLVSDPEKESRISSGVCVVSLNSGCDGGLEAVSDRVVDDHVVICRRCTGLLKDFEHHERTAGKVAEEIRRFLMRQMEAPEEEVSGVVSASTHRSQSSMKKTVGRTHSERQGIMAALRALRKSGMTDAKRRGRKRKKDLASEGMKTEEEEKKEEEEEEEEEEEEEGDDVKSTEIKEETVGEERQQEATAARQSQRIQRRREDGLVMRWGDALYENEDDDKSGEDDFSDYSSDVLLKDRPYVRRGRGRKVTRIVRSTSPGRAEYEMGIRLQCPFCFRYYIPMSSRMHGCTSYKNQLRCHTCNVFFTTYIRLERHLEVIHLKQKKFTCPTEGCDFTCIAEATLIIHKHFHVIESFSGGKSKGAESTQQKETLQNTVRNEEVIVLDDEHDAPKIADRVSFLLDEKSFLSDGHPLHITTDKVPKDAEDDCKILRFQGHEKNEENPSCPSDRLETGTLNPDKGECETLAKSNFILECPICDITLASTKSYQEHVQEVHHLRVLTKIIDEDGTIKESWKAPGSEPLTRTVKKYYRVKKNFIAAPKGLD